One Microtus pennsylvanicus isolate mMicPen1 chromosome 3, mMicPen1.hap1, whole genome shotgun sequence DNA window includes the following coding sequences:
- the LOC142847202 gene encoding olfactory receptor 8B4-like, which yields MQIWKRMTLRNNSVTEFILVGFSDQPALQLLLFLFFLVIYVLTVVGNLGLITLIGLNSSLHTPMYFFLFNLSFIDFCYSCVFTPKMLNDFVSENVISYVGCMIQLFFFCFFVNSECYVLVSMAYDRYVAISNPLLYAVAMSPKVCTLLMLGSYVIGFAGAMAHTGNMLRLNFCASNTIHHYLCEVLPLLPLSCTSTYSNKLVFFIVVGVVITVSSISIFISYALILSTILRIPSAEGRSKAFGTCGSHVLAVALFFGSGAFTYLTNSFPGSMGEGRFASVFYTNVVPLFNPLIYSLRNKDVKIALDKTVKRVLF from the exons ATGCAGATATGG AAGAGAATGACTCTGAGAAACAACTCTGTGACTGAGTTTATCCTTGTGGGGTTTTCAGACCAACCAGCTCTCCAGctactcctcttcctcttcttcttagTTATTTATGTGCTTACTGTGGTAGGCAATTTGGGCTTGATCACTTTAATTGGGCTGAATTCTAGCCTTCATACACCAAtgtactttttccttttcaacttgTCCTTTATAGATTTCTGTTATTCCTGTGTGTTTACCCCAAAAATGTTGAATGATTTTGTTTCAGAAAATGTTATCTCCTATGTGGGGTGCATGATTCaactgtttttcttctgtttctttgtcaaTTCTGAGTGCTATGTGTTGGTGtcaatggcctatgaccgctatgtggccatctccAACCCTCTGTTGTATGCAGTTGCCATGTCTCCTAAGGTATGTACTCTGCTGATGCTTGGTTCCTATGTGATAGGCTTTGCTGGGGCCATGGCCCATACTGGAAATATGCTGAGACTTAATTTCTGTGCTTCCAACACTATCCACCACTATCTCTGTGAAGTTCTTCCCCTCCTACCACTCTCCTGCACcagcacctactccaacaagctTGTGTTTTTTATTGTGGTTGGGGTGGTCATCACAGTATCCAGTATCAGCATCTTTATCTCTTATGCTTTGATCCTCTCTACCATTCTTAGGATTCCTTCTGCCGAGGGCAGATCCAAAGCCTTTGGCACATGTGGTTCCCATGTACTTGCTGTTGCTCTATTTTTTGGGTCAGGTGCGTTCACCTATTTAACAAATTCTTTCCCTGGGTCAATGGGAGAGGGAAGGTTTGCTTCAGTATTTTATACCAATGTGGTTCCCTTGTTTAACCCACTGATCTATAGTTTGAGGAATAAAGATGTTAAAATTGCCCTAGATAAAACCGTGAAGAGAGTGCTCTTCTGA